The following are from one region of the bacterium genome:
- a CDS encoding glycosyltransferase family 39 protein encodes MNFKRMDKMDLIWLVTASLVMAGMNWLASGFPFDQDSGFRAVLAENLIKGGHLYTDFFDHHPPGGVVLYAFIFKLFGISVSSLRWGSLCLDLLTLIFLFFIARQFLVKKIVYLSVLLYSLFGSGLVIQLQVLQDEHGITLFTTLAIFLAILYMKRTNSFLLFLSGVSLGIAMLFKQTAGAVVPCILIWFLYFSKGKRSFGRLFGDSILFLIGSSLPFMATIGYFFLVNRFDDFFSSVILYNLHYVATAKLHTVLRVKSVIPEQAFIFIISSASAIYLLLNQRQQESILMILWGVFSLLAVVMSGKFGDCYFIQMIPPLAVISGIGLFAFWDQLSEQAEWHRDIRNLLFLMIIIGAGLIFVIKEYRFRNYILSGVTSDAVAVKAGEYLTTRIVSGDSLYIWGSRPQIYFLCRAKPATRYLYNFRYTEKVEEGYFYSPEILKEIMGEVKRKQPEYIIVTELKSLKYFKELAKHLEVNYHLETEFEGYPYTISLFRINT; translated from the coding sequence ATGAATTTTAAGAGAATGGATAAAATGGACCTAATCTGGCTGGTCACAGCATCTCTGGTGATGGCAGGTATGAATTGGCTTGCTTCCGGTTTTCCTTTTGATCAAGACTCTGGCTTTCGGGCTGTGCTGGCTGAAAACCTCATCAAGGGAGGACATCTTTATACAGACTTCTTTGACCACCATCCTCCGGGAGGGGTTGTTCTCTATGCTTTCATATTTAAGCTGTTCGGTATTTCTGTTAGTAGCCTCAGGTGGGGGTCTCTGTGTCTGGATTTGCTTACCCTTATCTTCCTCTTCTTTATAGCTCGACAGTTTCTTGTGAAAAAGATTGTCTATCTTTCGGTTTTACTCTATAGCCTTTTTGGAAGCGGTTTGGTCATTCAACTTCAGGTCTTACAAGATGAGCATGGCATTACCCTTTTTACTACCCTAGCCATTTTTCTGGCTATCCTGTATATGAAGCGAACAAATTCATTTTTACTATTTCTCTCTGGTGTATCATTAGGAATAGCTATGCTCTTTAAACAGACTGCGGGAGCAGTCGTTCCATGTATTCTTATCTGGTTTCTTTATTTTTCAAAAGGTAAACGATCTTTTGGCCGACTCTTTGGAGATTCTATCCTGTTTCTCATTGGTTCTTCTCTTCCCTTTATGGCTACTATAGGATATTTCTTCCTGGTCAACAGATTTGATGACTTCTTCTCCTCTGTCATCCTATATAACCTTCATTACGTTGCTACCGCTAAACTTCATACCGTGTTGAGAGTTAAAAGTGTTATTCCCGAACAGGCCTTTATTTTTATTATTTCTTCTGCTTCAGCTATTTATCTCCTTCTCAACCAACGGCAGCAAGAGAGCATACTTATGATTCTTTGGGGGGTCTTTTCCCTTTTGGCGGTAGTGATGAGTGGTAAATTCGGTGATTGCTATTTTATACAAATGATCCCTCCATTGGCTGTAATAAGTGGGATAGGGCTTTTTGCCTTTTGGGATCAACTCTCAGAACAAGCTGAGTGGCATAGAGATATTAGAAATTTACTCTTCCTGATGATTATAATTGGAGCCGGCCTTATATTTGTGATAAAGGAATATAGATTTCGCAATTATATCTTAAGTGGAGTGACAAGTGATGCTGTAGCAGTTAAAGCAGGAGAATATCTTACTACTCGTATTGTCTCTGGTGATTCTCTCTATATCTGGGGTTCAAGACCACAGATATATTTTCTGTGCCGGGCAAAGCCAGCGACAAGATATTTATATAATTTTCGCTATACTGAAAAGGTAGAGGAAGGATATTTTTATAGCCCTGAGATTCTTAAGGAGATAATGGGTGAGGTTAAACGTAAGCAGCCAGAATATATTATCGTTACTGAGTTGAAATCATTAAAGTACTTTAAAGAATTAGCCAAACATCTTGAGGTTAACTATCATCTTGAAACAGAATTTGAAGGCTATCCCTATACCATTTCACTATTTCGGATAAATACATAG
- a CDS encoding FAD-dependent oxidoreductase: MKSEKTIILGGGLTGISLAYHLKQKHNYQLLERESRLGGLCRTDMINGFYFDKTGHWLHLRNRYTRTLVKRLLGDELITVERKSRIYSKGVYTPYPFQAHTYGLPSAVVKECLLGFIEAKFGKNPKEKEPDNFEDWIYHHFGKGIAKHFMIPYNKKLFGIHPRYITSVWCDRFVPKPTLEEVVNGAVGDNEGKLGYNVRFVYPKHGGIETLIKALSVDLPSINLNLSPKRIDYKKKELILTNGTKAAYQNLVSTIPLPELLKLMPSIPLSVKEAAKKLKSASVFYFNLGLTHHVDHDYHWLYIPEEKYPYYRIGFFSHAVPSLAPPNKSSLYVEVSHRRPIKSEQLIPKVYQGLMEKGIIRSREDILVEDIQDIKYGYVIFDNNYYSSTSTIFSFLSEHEIYPAGRYGAWKYAAMEDAILEGKRLAEQIQNRK, translated from the coding sequence ATGAAATCAGAAAAGACAATAATACTCGGAGGAGGACTGACGGGAATCAGTTTGGCCTATCACCTAAAGCAAAAGCATAATTATCAGTTACTTGAACGTGAATCACGGTTGGGTGGGCTTTGTCGAACCGACATGATTAATGGTTTCTACTTTGATAAGACCGGCCACTGGCTCCATTTGAGGAACAGGTATACCAGGACTCTGGTGAAAAGACTTTTAGGAGATGAGTTAATAACTGTCGAGAGAAAATCAAGGATATACTCCAAGGGGGTCTATACCCCTTATCCCTTCCAGGCCCATACATATGGCCTTCCTTCAGCAGTGGTCAAAGAATGTCTGTTAGGTTTTATTGAAGCCAAATTTGGGAAGAACCCTAAAGAGAAAGAGCCTGATAATTTTGAAGACTGGATTTACCATCATTTTGGTAAGGGTATAGCTAAACATTTTATGATCCCTTATAATAAGAAGTTATTTGGGATCCATCCACGATATATCACCAGTGTTTGGTGCGATCGTTTTGTTCCTAAACCGACGCTGGAAGAGGTTGTTAATGGTGCTGTAGGAGATAATGAAGGAAAGTTGGGTTACAATGTTAGATTTGTTTATCCAAAACACGGCGGGATTGAGACACTAATTAAGGCCTTATCTGTCGATTTGCCCAGCATCAATCTGAATCTTTCACCCAAAAGAATTGACTATAAAAAGAAAGAACTCATCTTAACTAATGGAACAAAGGCCGCTTACCAAAATTTGGTCTCAACCATTCCTTTACCGGAACTGCTTAAACTTATGCCTTCTATTCCGTTGTCTGTCAAGGAAGCAGCTAAAAAACTAAAATCTGCCTCTGTTTTCTATTTCAATTTAGGACTAACCCACCATGTAGATCACGATTATCATTGGCTATATATCCCTGAAGAGAAATATCCTTACTACCGGATAGGATTCTTTAGCCATGCGGTCCCCTCTCTTGCCCCTCCGAACAAGAGTTCTCTTTACGTCGAAGTCTCTCACCGCAGACCAATAAAATCTGAACAGTTGATACCCAAAGTATACCAGGGATTGATGGAGAAAGGGATCATCAGATCGAGGGAAGATATACTGGTAGAAGACATCCAGGATATAAAGTATGGCTATGTAATCTTTGATAATAACTACTACTCAAGCACTTCAACTATCTTCAGTTTTTTGTCAGAACACGAGATTTATCCGGCTGGTCGCTACGGCGCCTGGAAATATGCGGCTATGGAAGATGCTATCCTGGAGGGGAAAAGATTAGCTGAGCAGATTCAAAATAGGAAGTAA
- a CDS encoding polysaccharide deacetylase family protein yields MRKVCSISIDVDSLDCYYQIHGIAGKKGDNIVYERAIPRFLDLLDRLGVKATFFVIGKDVQEGDNHEIIREIIQAGHKIGNHTWSHQYGLTRLSSAAIREEIEQAHLVLKEVTGTPISGFRAPGYNINSDIVVSLKGLGYIYDSSIFPSPPYYLAKLAAIILKRIRGRKSHSVMGHPAILLAPSVPYVPSVTAPWHKGASGLVELPITVLPIIGLPFIGTYITMAGRKATRFTYKVINRLKDFLNLEFHAIDLLDIEGDKIDPLLSCQVDLKVSYQDKISLFEELFSLIKEDYEVLTLEQAAERVSSQLEK; encoded by the coding sequence ATGAGAAAAGTTTGTTCGATAAGTATTGATGTTGATTCCCTTGATTGCTATTATCAGATTCATGGTATTGCAGGAAAAAAAGGGGATAATATCGTCTATGAGCGGGCTATTCCGCGTTTTTTGGACCTCCTGGATAGGTTGGGGGTCAAAGCCACTTTTTTTGTAATAGGTAAAGACGTCCAGGAGGGCGATAATCATGAAATTATAAGAGAAATAATCCAGGCCGGCCATAAAATAGGTAATCATACGTGGAGTCACCAGTATGGTCTAACCAGGCTCTCTTCGGCTGCCATTCGGGAGGAAATAGAGCAAGCTCATTTAGTGCTTAAAGAGGTAACGGGCACCCCTATCTCGGGTTTCAGGGCACCGGGGTATAATATTAATTCGGATATTGTGGTGAGCCTTAAAGGGCTTGGCTATATCTATGATTCTTCTATCTTTCCCTCTCCCCCTTATTACTTAGCCAAATTGGCTGCTATTATCTTAAAGAGGATACGGGGTAGAAAGAGTCATTCTGTGATGGGTCATCCGGCAATACTTTTGGCCCCTTCGGTTCCTTATGTTCCCTCAGTTACGGCTCCCTGGCATAAGGGAGCAAGTGGTTTGGTGGAATTACCAATCACTGTTCTGCCTATCATTGGTTTGCCATTCATTGGTACCTATATAACTATGGCAGGAAGGAAGGCAACCAGATTTACCTATAAGGTCATTAACCGGCTTAAAGATTTCCTTAATTTGGAGTTTCATGCTATTGACTTGCTTGATATAGAAGGAGATAAGATTGATCCATTACTTTCATGTCAAGTGGATCTCAAGGTATCCTACCAGGATAAAATATCCCTCTTTGAGGAGTTATTTTCCCTGATCAAGGAGGACTACGAAGTTCTTACACTTGAGCAGGCAGCAGAAAGAGTGTCGTCTCAATTGGAGAAATAA
- a CDS encoding polysaccharide pyruvyl transferase family protein has protein sequence MQKNSSTSIKIIIMHDQRDNATNLGTRAFTNGLIQLAQHHFPSAEVRTLYISRYFKYCFYKLKYVSGDKIGIFKKWTRRYLLMGLFLEKVKNYKTIWGHLEKGANYLNNLTQQKSSNVILRKFLSILNKLFVFQVVNQDAFSTIKKADIILVNGHAIVRDHFAERLFVLLFYSNLAKRLNKVVAFVNQTVEIQDPLVCSLVKKVYNELDYIAARDPFSRQRLIDIGVLPEKVNLSSDASFFLQVKFLDSRIERIISEEAIEEGSIGLIVRNQANPDYKLWAETINQIEEAFKKRVIYVTTSKVEDMNFIKEVLKFIPLKYLKNEYDYNEMIGIFKRLEMIISDRFHGAVFSILANTPVIPMKTKLSEKTKGLFEFFDYPIQTLDPLSASNQKRLIEAIRDVYQNYDKCKMSLCNALPRLRKYSMHNIPDITDIKS, from the coding sequence ATGCAAAAGAATAGTTCAACTTCGATAAAAATAATTATTATGCACGATCAAAGGGATAACGCCACCAATTTAGGAACCAGGGCATTTACCAATGGACTAATTCAGTTGGCTCAGCATCATTTCCCATCGGCTGAAGTTAGGACTTTGTACATTAGTCGTTATTTTAAATATTGCTTCTATAAACTAAAGTACGTAAGTGGTGATAAGATAGGAATATTTAAAAAATGGACAAGAAGATATTTATTAATGGGTCTCTTTTTAGAAAAGGTAAAAAATTATAAAACAATTTGGGGCCATCTGGAAAAAGGAGCAAATTATCTCAATAATCTTACTCAACAAAAATCATCTAATGTTATTTTAAGGAAATTCTTAAGTATATTAAATAAGCTATTTGTTTTTCAAGTTGTTAATCAGGATGCTTTTTCAACTATTAAAAAGGCAGATATAATATTAGTGAATGGACATGCTATTGTGAGGGATCATTTTGCCGAAAGACTTTTCGTCCTGCTTTTTTATTCTAACTTGGCTAAACGCTTAAATAAGGTTGTGGCCTTTGTAAACCAAACCGTTGAAATCCAAGACCCACTGGTTTGTAGTTTAGTAAAAAAGGTTTATAATGAGCTTGATTATATAGCTGCGAGAGATCCTTTTTCCAGACAAAGATTAATAGATATCGGAGTCCTACCTGAAAAGGTTAATCTTTCCTCAGATGCTTCTTTTTTTCTCCAGGTAAAATTCTTAGATAGTAGGATAGAGAGGATTATTTCTGAAGAAGCTATTGAGGAAGGAAGCATTGGATTGATTGTTAGAAATCAAGCCAACCCCGATTATAAATTATGGGCAGAGACAATCAATCAAATAGAAGAAGCATTTAAGAAAAGAGTTATATATGTAACTACCTCTAAAGTTGAGGATATGAATTTTATAAAAGAGGTATTGAAATTTATTCCTTTAAAATATTTAAAGAATGAATATGACTATAACGAAATGATAGGGATATTTAAAAGGTTGGAGATGATTATTTCAGATAGATTCCATGGGGCTGTTTTTTCTATATTAGCTAATACCCCTGTTATTCCTATGAAGACAAAACTAAGTGAAAAAACGAAAGGGCTGTTTGAATTTTTTGATTATCCTATTCAAACTCTTGATCCTCTCTCAGCGTCTAATCAAAAAAGATTGATAGAAGCAATCAGAGATGTCTATCAAAATTATGATAAATGCAAGATGAGTTTATGCAATGCACTACCGCGTCTAAGAAAATATAGTATGCATAATATTCCTGATATAACTGATATTAAGTCATAG
- a CDS encoding glycosyltransferase, whose product MEPSRVDYKERIIEIINELPASRLRMALDYVKDLKEEEVSVSIVIPVYNEEGILHSSIVDLRERLKGFDFSYEIIITENGSKDATIPIAEELSDRYSEVRYLNTSEPNYGKALRKGILDSKGEFVICDEIDICDTDFYFRALRELREDKCDMVIGSKALSGARDKRPFFRHLGTLTISFLLRKFLGFNGTDTHGLKAFRKDKLTEVVNSCLVDKDLFASELVIRAQKANLRVIEIPVEVIEKRPPTINLIRRVPNVLKNLIKLFILFKIKA is encoded by the coding sequence ATGGAGCCAAGTAGGGTTGATTACAAAGAGCGAATCATCGAAATTATCAATGAACTGCCTGCCTCCAGGTTAAGAATGGCCCTGGACTATGTTAAGGATTTGAAAGAGGAAGAGGTTTCCGTTTCCATTGTTATCCCTGTCTATAATGAAGAAGGGATACTACATTCTTCCATTGTTGATTTAAGGGAGAGGCTTAAGGGTTTCGATTTCTCTTATGAGATTATTATCACTGAGAATGGAAGTAAGGATGCTACTATTCCTATTGCCGAGGAATTATCTGACAGATATAGTGAAGTAAGATATTTAAATACTTCAGAACCGAATTATGGCAAGGCATTAAGAAAAGGGATATTGGATAGCAAGGGTGAGTTTGTCATCTGTGACGAGATAGATATCTGCGATACAGACTTTTATTTCCGGGCTCTTCGGGAACTAAGAGAAGATAAATGTGATATGGTTATTGGTTCTAAGGCTCTCTCCGGAGCCAGGGATAAGCGGCCCTTTTTTAGGCACCTTGGAACCTTGACCATAAGTTTTCTACTCAGAAAGTTCTTAGGATTTAATGGTACTGATACCCATGGCCTTAAGGCCTTCAGGAAGGATAAATTGACAGAGGTAGTTAACTCTTGTTTGGTAGATAAGGACCTCTTCGCCAGTGAATTAGTTATCAGAGCCCAGAAAGCCAATCTTCGAGTCATTGAAATACCGGTAGAGGTGATTGAAAAAAGGCCGCCAACTATTAACCTGATACGTCGGGTGCCTAATGTCCTGAAAAATTTGATTAAACTTTTCATCCTTTTTAAAATTAAGGCCTAA
- the gmd gene encoding GDP-mannose 4,6-dehydratase translates to MKKALITGITGQDGSYLTEFLLDKGYEVHGIVRRASSFNRGRIDHIYQNPDYFQTRLKLFYGDLNDASSLNRILRVSQPDEIYNLGAQSHVRVSFDVPEYTGEVVALGTLRLLDAIRDTGLSPKFYQASSSELFGKVAEIPQKETTPFYPRSPYACAKAYAYYIVRNYRESYDFFACNGILFNHESPRRGETFVTKKITMAVARIKLGLQEKLFMGNLEAKRDWGYAPDYVEAMWLMLQQEEPDDYVIATGETHSVKEFLEEAFGSVDLDWHDYVEIDPRYLRPAEVDLLVGDATKAREKLGWQPRVTFKELVRIMVEADLELTKKEVIGNQ, encoded by the coding sequence ATGAAGAAGGCGTTAATTACCGGTATCACCGGGCAAGATGGTTCATACCTGACGGAATTTCTGCTGGATAAGGGATATGAAGTCCATGGAATCGTCAGAAGAGCCAGTTCCTTTAACCGGGGGAGGATAGATCATATTTATCAAAATCCGGATTATTTCCAAACCCGTCTCAAGCTCTTTTATGGTGATCTTAATGATGCCAGTTCATTAAATAGGATCCTCCGGGTTAGCCAACCGGATGAAATCTATAATTTAGGGGCGCAGAGCCACGTCCGGGTCAGCTTTGATGTCCCGGAATATACGGGTGAGGTAGTGGCCCTGGGAACCCTCCGGCTTCTTGATGCCATCAGGGACACTGGCCTAAGCCCTAAATTCTATCAGGCCTCCAGTAGTGAGCTATTTGGCAAGGTGGCTGAGATTCCCCAAAAAGAAACTACCCCTTTTTATCCCAGGAGTCCTTATGCCTGCGCCAAGGCCTATGCTTATTATATCGTCCGTAATTATCGCGAAAGCTATGACTTTTTTGCCTGTAACGGGATACTATTTAACCATGAATCTCCTCGAAGGGGGGAGACCTTTGTTACCAAAAAGATCACCATGGCCGTGGCCAGAATAAAATTGGGTTTACAGGAGAAGCTTTTTATGGGAAATCTGGAGGCCAAACGAGATTGGGGTTATGCCCCTGACTATGTGGAGGCCATGTGGTTGATGCTCCAGCAGGAGGAGCCGGATGATTATGTCATTGCTACGGGTGAGACCCATTCGGTTAAAGAGTTTCTTGAAGAAGCCTTTGGGTCGGTGGATTTAGATTGGCATGATTATGTGGAGATTGATCCCAGATACCTTCGACCGGCCGAGGTGGATCTTTTAGTGGGTGATGCTACTAAGGCCAGAGAAAAGCTGGGTTGGCAGCCCAGGGTTACTTTTAAGGAATTGGTCCGAATAATGGTCGAGGCTGATCTGGAGTTAACTAAGAAAGAGGTAATCGGTAATCAGTGA
- the asnB gene encoding asparagine synthase (glutamine-hydrolyzing) — MELLFGKTYLDEKKQVTAEELREMGRRLEGSTGFQIWNSRKSGLGLRRISLMAGEQTLALAHNEDKTVWAGLNGEIHNFDELKEDLSKSHRFGNGGDVELITHLYEEYGDKFPEKINGLFALALWDERARKLLLAIDPFGGIRRLYYTRTSDAFIFASEIRSILTQKEITRAIDPAALDDFMTYIYIPGPKTIFEGIQKLMPGHTLILQGRSVQIRPYWNWSFTPERDRVDEAEFFELLSQSLKRRLKADKPVGMFLSGGLDSSTLVGLRHYLSKEPFPTFSIGFKDFTKDETYYSNAMAEYCHSIHKRRILDEDSREILPHLVWSYEEPYADSSFIPTYLAAEFTKKDVGAVIAGDGPDHIFGRMSRLAWQIETFEAIPGARLFKRILSRPAISSSSSHPFLSKLARTAAASFIPTHQGYRNNWSWPWLNPSVKACLYTDRFKTQLVDKSEARYMPDGIPDRYREITYVDATLNGSFDVITKIGRTASANELIIREPYLDIELVKYINRLPKEARIKATLLDRLQRRVVSKFLLRKAVSNRVLPKILLEKPKGGFFAPINQWLSGPDFFPRVKQFILDAHSNGRHYFHRNFIGDILSQHEAGQRDNTQMILLLLIFGLWQRIYLDQTDIWQPPGTLRMFL, encoded by the coding sequence ATGGAACTCTTATTTGGAAAGACATATCTTGACGAAAAAAAGCAGGTCACAGCAGAAGAACTCAGAGAGATGGGCCGTAGACTGGAAGGCTCCACCGGGTTTCAGATTTGGAACTCCCGGAAAAGCGGCTTAGGTTTGCGAAGGATTAGTCTTATGGCCGGCGAGCAGACCCTTGCCCTGGCCCACAATGAGGACAAAACAGTTTGGGCCGGACTAAATGGGGAAATCCATAATTTTGACGAATTAAAGGAGGATTTGTCTAAAAGCCACCGGTTCGGAAATGGTGGGGATGTAGAATTAATTACCCATCTTTATGAAGAATACGGTGATAAATTTCCTGAAAAAATAAACGGACTTTTTGCTTTGGCCCTTTGGGATGAGCGGGCCAGGAAGCTGTTATTGGCCATTGACCCCTTTGGCGGGATAAGGCGGCTATATTACACCCGCACATCTGACGCCTTTATCTTTGCCTCTGAAATCAGGTCTATCCTTACTCAGAAAGAGATCACCCGGGCGATAGACCCGGCCGCCCTGGATGATTTTATGACTTACATTTATATCCCTGGGCCTAAGACGATATTTGAGGGTATTCAAAAATTAATGCCTGGTCATACCCTGATCTTGCAGGGCCGGTCCGTGCAGATAAGGCCTTATTGGAACTGGTCATTTACTCCTGAAAGGGATAGGGTTGATGAGGCAGAATTCTTTGAATTGCTCAGCCAGTCTCTTAAAAGGAGGCTCAAGGCTGACAAACCGGTGGGGATGTTTTTGAGCGGCGGATTGGACTCCAGCACATTGGTTGGATTAAGACACTATTTATCAAAAGAGCCTTTCCCTACCTTTTCTATCGGCTTTAAAGATTTCACCAAGGATGAGACTTACTATTCAAATGCCATGGCCGAATATTGCCATTCCATACATAAACGGCGGATCCTGGATGAAGACAGCCGTGAGATTCTACCCCACCTGGTCTGGTCTTATGAGGAGCCCTACGCGGACAGCTCTTTTATCCCCACTTATCTGGCGGCTGAATTTACTAAAAAAGATGTAGGGGCAGTCATCGCTGGAGACGGGCCGGATCATATATTTGGCCGCATGAGCCGGCTGGCTTGGCAGATAGAGACATTTGAGGCTATACCCGGGGCCAGGCTTTTCAAGCGCATCCTTAGCCGTCCAGCCATTTCCTCCTCCTCAAGCCACCCCTTTTTATCCAAATTGGCCAGGACAGCGGCGGCCTCTTTTATCCCCACGCACCAGGGTTACAGAAATAACTGGAGCTGGCCATGGCTGAACCCTTCGGTGAAAGCCTGTCTGTATACAGATAGATTTAAAACTCAACTGGTTGACAAATCAGAGGCAAGGTATATGCCTGACGGCATCCCGGATCGTTATAGAGAAATAACTTATGTCGATGCTACCCTGAATGGCTCCTTTGACGTTATTACCAAGATAGGCCGGACAGCCTCGGCCAATGAGCTTATTATCAGAGAGCCTTACTTGGACATTGAGCTGGTTAAATATATCAATCGGCTGCCCAAAGAGGCCCGGATAAAGGCCACGCTTCTGGACAGACTTCAACGCCGGGTTGTCTCAAAGTTTCTGCTACGAAAGGCCGTATCAAATAGGGTCTTGCCTAAGATATTGTTAGAAAAACCCAAGGGAGGTTTTTTCGCCCCGATTAATCAATGGCTTTCCGGGCCTGACTTTTTCCCTCGGGTTAAACAGTTTATTTTAGATGCCCATTCCAATGGGCGCCATTATTTCCATCGTAATTTCATCGGAGACATCCTGTCTCAACATGAAGCAGGCCAAAGAGATAACACCCAGATGATCCTTTTGCTTCTTATCTTTGGACTATGGCAAAGGATCTATTTAGATCAGACAGATATATGGCAACCACCGGGAACTCTAAGGATGTTTCTTTAG
- a CDS encoding lysylphosphatidylglycerol synthase transmembrane domain-containing protein gives MLKRTSLWVGILISVVFLWLAFREVDFARVKEAIKDANYGYFVLALILSMGTTVFRTIRWRYILTPLCALKYHRIFSWICIGYMANNLLPARLGEVLRAYMMGKKEGVSKSATLGTIVVERIFDGLALLFLLLLMPYFFSLPAWAKKAGIFGTAFFISASFVLILFLIKKEAAVELIKGIVSRLLPWIADRVGHLLSAFVLGLEIIYYRKRILAIFVFSILVWIQEALCYYAVAFSFGLDLPFYVPIFTVIMVNLGIMIPASPGYVGTFEFFTILSLGLFQVEKSLAASYSVVVHAAVFIPVTLIGLIYFWREHINFKELEKARKEVKK, from the coding sequence ATGTTGAAAAGGACCAGTTTATGGGTAGGAATTCTCATTAGTGTAGTCTTTCTGTGGCTTGCTTTTAGGGAAGTTGATTTTGCTCGGGTGAAAGAGGCGATAAAAGATGCAAACTACGGCTATTTTGTCCTGGCCTTAATTTTGAGTATGGGCACGACCGTCTTCAGGACCATTCGGTGGAGATACATACTTACCCCCCTTTGTGCTCTTAAATATCATAGGATATTCTCATGGATATGTATTGGATATATGGCCAATAATCTCCTTCCAGCCAGACTGGGAGAGGTGCTCAGGGCTTATATGATGGGCAAAAAGGAAGGGGTGAGCAAGAGTGCCACCCTGGGGACTATCGTTGTTGAAAGGATATTTGATGGGTTGGCCCTTCTTTTTCTACTGCTTCTTATGCCATATTTTTTCTCTCTTCCGGCCTGGGCGAAGAAGGCTGGTATATTTGGAACAGCTTTCTTTATTTCTGCCTCCTTCGTTCTTATCCTCTTTTTGATTAAAAAGGAAGCTGCGGTTGAATTAATAAAAGGGATAGTTAGTCGGCTATTACCCTGGATAGCAGATAGAGTAGGACATCTACTTTCCGCCTTTGTTCTGGGCCTGGAGATCATTTATTATCGAAAACGCATTCTGGCTATCTTTGTCTTTTCTATTTTGGTCTGGATTCAAGAGGCACTATGCTATTATGCGGTGGCCTTCTCATTTGGTCTGGACTTACCTTTTTATGTGCCTATCTTTACTGTGATTATGGTCAATTTAGGCATAATGATCCCTGCTTCTCCGGGTTATGTGGGCACCTTTGAATTTTTCACCATTCTTTCCCTGGGACTGTTCCAGGTGGAGAAGAGCCTGGCGGCCAGTTATTCTGTTGTCGTTCATGCAGCGGTCTTTATACCGGTAACCCTTATTGGCCTTATCTATTTCTGGAGAGAACATATAAACTTCAAGGAATTAGAAAAGGCGCGAAAGGAGGTAAAGAAATGA